aaaaccaccatgcggttatgcctttaagtcgtgcctcgacacgtgtgagatatagtcgcatcgtgggtgttacaggaaATAACCACAAGCCACAAGAAAACACAATACTTCAAACAAATGTATACCAATTACTTTGTAGTATAGCAAATATAGGTCGAACTAAACGGGCGAGGCAATGcacgccatcaatgatctagttgaATAAGAAAATCTCAAGAGAAGAGGATAGGGCTACCCATTTTGGAAGCTCTACTTTCGGATTTGAGGAGCCAATTACGACTCAAACCAATTGCGATCAAGCAAAATTTACATTTGATCTTGTGAAGTCCCGTTCGACCAAAGTCAACAACTAATCCAACTTTCACCAACGCTTTTCTACGCAACCTCCGTTCAGACGACTAACACTATTAAAAACATTAAAGTGTCAATTTTGTTGTGTGTACCCCTTGTGCCATTTATATCTTATGATATACTGCTCCCATATTTAACTTGAAGAATCATTTTGCCTCATGCAATTCTTCCATCAAATGTTCGATGATTGGCACTAAAAATTTGGCAATCATTGTCATGGCGTTGAGGTGTTGATAATCTGTGCATAAGCGCCATGTGACATCTTTCTTCTTGACCAAAATCACAGGAGATGCAAATGGACTGGAGCTACGTTGAATCACCCATGTTTGTAGAAGATCCATGACTTGCTTTTCTGTCTCACTCCTGTGTTTTGGCTTGTGCCTATATGGACGGATGTTCTCTGGCATTAGTGGTATCCTTGGCAACGGCAGTGCAAGGACGCTTGTTCTTTTTTAAAGGCGTTGCAGCAGAAGAAGTCAACTTAAGGGGTGTTCGGTAATCCTTCCGCTCCGTGAAATTAGAGAATCTGTGGAGCACCTCCTTCCCCACTCCACGATTTTGAACTGCCGCTCCTCCAGCTCCGGGAGCAGAGTTGTGGAGGGGAAGGAATCCGAACGGGCCCTTAGTCATAGTTGTTTATTTCATCTTGTAATGGCTTAATTGTGGTTGCCTTTATTATGCACTCCGCCTaataattactccctctgtaaataaagaaataaagaaatacaaaagcTTTAAGATCACTAAAGTAATGATCCAAacattcttatatttctttacagagggagtactacatttGTCTCATAATAAGATATTCCTACAATCCATATACTCACAATGATGCAAAGCTCTGGGGTTTAGTCTCCTTTTAAAAAAAAATGCAAATGACTAATATGCAACTCAATTATGAGCTGTAATGACATGTAATATCAGGTTACTAAGCATAGTAGATAGTACACCACAAATTGGTGGGATTGCTTTGGAAGATTATTGAATCTCCACATCGAACCCATCCACCATAGTGCCAACATAGTTACTCAACAGTCGTGGAAGATATGATCGTTCTTGTAAACAGAAGTTACATTTTTTATGACTGCGTGCGCATCCATGCTGAAGGGAACAACAATATACATCAACAATAGCAACAGAACCTTTTAAGCTAAGCTGAGTAAAACGTAGACATAGTTTTCTGAATAGCTGCAGCTAGCGATtcatcctcttccttttcttcaaACCGGGAACACAGTTCTGCCTAAATTCCCGAGGAAATCATGGACGGGGACTGCCCTGGGATGAACCATTCAAAGGGCGCCTCTTCATCCTCGACGAAATGGAGCCACGATATTGTTCGGGTGCTGGAAGAGCAAACATTTCATTGGGTGTTGGAAGTGCAGACATTCCATTATCTTCTTGGATGCCAGGGCTAAGAGTTCCTGCTTTATCAAGAATGTAAGATAACCACTCCAGGGATCAAACTAGCTAGAACACGAAAACAACAGGCATGCAATTCATCAGGTTACTAACGTAGAAAGATAACTAATTTGAAGATAGAGATCTGAACTCAGGGTTAACTTGTCTCACGTGGATAAACTATGTTTGTTAGCTTCTCAGGTCTTTATCAACAGGTCTAATAAAGCTGATGCTTTCATTATCTTGGTATATACATTCATGTAGTCCTGCCATAGTTTTCTATGCATGGGTCAGTTGCAACTTGTTGATGACCTGAACTGCCGTGTTCCTCTGGTTACATGAGTGAGTTTCAAATTTGTCAGTAACCTGAGACATGCAGGAAGATACCAACAGAGAGAAGGGACGTACCACTGTTAAGCATGTTTAATCTGGGATCCCAACCAGGCAGACAAGGCCCTGCATTCCTTTGCCATGATTCCTCAAACCCAGCAAGCTCATCTgcaagagaagaaaaaaatagtATCAGAAACAACATGAATAAGGGTTCCGGCAACAGAATGACAATAGAGTAGTAAAACCTTCactcaagttctgcaaagtttgcATGGTGTTAACTTTTCCATCGCAGTTCAGTTTCCTAGTCAGTGCATGACCCTGCAGCAACGGAATCATGGCTCTAAATCATTTATCCTTGGTGTAGTCCAAAGAAATAAAGTCATATGTCTGGGTTGTGAAGAAAACACACCTTATTGCCAATGCCACGTGCGATCCTGTGAGTTGCTTTACCACTTGTTGTGTCTGCTTCCTTACTTTCTTCCATTGTAACCTAGAAGACATTGAAGAAACAATCACCACCAGAACTTTGCACCTTAACAGATGACAGCACTGCTGAGAGGGACTTACTACCCCATCTCCACCACTCCTCCTAGTCGTTGAAGACATATAACATGCCCCATTTGAACCACCATATGTAACAGTTGAGCTCTGAAACATATAGGTCTGTTGCTGTTGATATGATGTGCCAGCCCTGACATACTCTTTCCCAAATTTCTCATGTCTGGGTCTCTTATTATCTGTTAAAAGTTCTCAGCATTAGTACCCTGCCCTTGTTTTCAGCTGTTTTGTGAATCTTTCTGACATGTAAAAAGCACATATTCTCAACAGTCCTTCGACAAAAGAAAGAGAATCACATCTGAGTGAGGATCCAGGAAACCAATAACATGATAGCAGGCTAGCCTGGCAACAATACCAGCTAGCACTAAATCTTAAATGATAGCAGCAAAAACAAAATGAATTTGAATAGTTCTAATGTATACTACCACAGCTACAGGAATATAGGTTTACTCCAAAACAATCTTGTGGATTCCTGAGTCTATAAAGACAGAATTTGGTACAGAGTTCCAGGCCATATGGGGCATGCACTAAATTGCATAACAAAAAACAGCAACGAGCCATTACCAGTCATATATACTTATCTTCATTCAATCACTTACAGACAAGCTGAAACTAGATTGTGAAAAGTAACATGCAGGCAGCTGGAAAAACTCCTATTAACAGCATAACATAAACCAACCTTGAACttcatcaccagagtcctccacataTGGCTCTTTGCTAATCCTTGGATGTTTCATAGAGTTAGTTCTCTTCTTCTCATCATGTTCATTCGCATCTGCACCATCGTCGTCGTCTGAAGGCAACTCCTCAATAATCGGCCCTTTTGGCCTGCTTGGTTCAGGACCTTGCTGCTGGAAGCCTCCTACATTTAGAGCTCTGTGTGGCCGGAACATGCTTGAACCAAAAATGCTTTGCTCAAACAGGCTAGGTCCAATCATAGAACCAGAGGGATTGGTGAAGAAGGGATCATCAAAGGGATTTGACCCACCAAAGAAACTGGACATAAGGTTCCCAGGTGGTACAAAGCCGCCAAAAGCAGGAAAAGGGTCCCCAAAACCAAAGAGACCACCTCTCCCGCCCCTTCCCCTTTGCATCTTGTACTGAAGCTCTCTGCCCAGTTAAAAGGCGTGTGAAATGTAAACAACAATGATATTACTTTTTGGAAAACTAAAATTGTGATACATGATATATGAAATCTGAGCCAAAAAGTTGTACTCAGTACTCAAATCCAGAAATCCAGATCTGTAAGTAGAAGTTAGAACAAAGCATACACTAACACCAATCTAATCTATCAAACATAGCAAGTAGAATTAAGAAATTTACACACCAGGGCCCTACTTCGCAAGCGTCTCTGACAGGATAAATAAATGGCATAAAAGTGTGATCAAGACGCTAATTTCGCTACAGTATTACATAAGGAGTAACAAAAAAGAAGCATCCGATCAAAGATATCAATCCAATATGTTCCATTCCAACCAAATCCCACTGGAATGGCTCAAAGACTGAATACTTCCTCTTGCTCAACTCAATTCAGTAGCACCGCTGCGGTGCAATGTGCTGTACACTTTTATGTTCTTTCGTGTTTAAGCCTACATGTTATGAATGCCACGACGGACAAATCACGCTGCTATTACCTCAACTAGGTCACAGCAGCAGCATCTATTCACCACGAAATAAAACTAAAAGTGAGTTTATATCCCCAACACAAACCCTAGCTCGGATTTTTGTCAGCACGCACGCACCAAAAAAGGCACGCAAAAGACCCAAAAAGACGCCGGGAAATGCCCTGGTTCCCGCCGGCGACGCCCCCGAGCCAGAATAGGATCAAGGCACGGATGGCGAGCAACTACCTAAACAACAGGACAAGTAGCCCAAAACGAGATGAAATCGCCGCGACAAAACATGGATGAACCCCGAAAATTCAGTGGTGAGGATCGGAAATGACATGTAAGGATTTGGGGCGGAACCAACCGAACCTGAAGCTCCCGACGAGGAGCGGGGGACGGGCGAATGGGCGATCCGATCCGAGTAGGATGCAAGTGTTCCGAGCTCGCGATTTGAGAATTTGGGGAAGAGAAGCGGGGGATTGAGTTGCGCTTGGGCGAGCTACCTCCGTGTGCCGCGTGGTGTCCCGGGAATTCTTTAGACGCCGTTTACTTTTTTTTAGGGCTTCTAGACGCGGTTTACATGGGCTCGGGGCGGGTTAAGGGACTTGTCTCGTTTTACGCTCAGGAAAATGGGACGCGTTGGCCCATCTATTGTCTCGGGCCATCTCATTTACTCACGCACGCGTAACCAAGTCGAGGTTTCTCAAAAATAAATcgaggtttctcaaaaaaaaaaaaaaacgtaACCGAGTCGAGACAAAAACCatgtttctttctctctttttttgcgggGACGTGTTTCTTTCTCTATTGCAAAAAAAACACGTTTCTTTCTCTGCCTAAGAAAAGCATGTTTCTTTCTCAAAGATAACCCCTCcagaaaaagaaaaatatcaaTAGAGTCAttgggaaatcttgcgacttccaCTGCTGCGGCTAACGGTCACCGGATTCAAAGGAGAACCATATCTTAGAAGATGTTGCAAGCCGATGGAGAATCCCGGCGTCGGTGAGGCATTTATCCTTGTGACTCTTAGAGCCGAGGATCATCCCCATCCTCCTTCAACCCCGGGGCCATCGTCATCCGTCGACATCCTCGACCAAGTGCTAGATGTCCCGATGTCAAACCACAAACTCAGATTTCGAGCTGGCTTTCCCTCTAGCGTTGCCTGGGACAACAACCATCAACCGAAGACTTAAAACTACCCACTAGAAGAGTCGTCAAAAGACCAAGCTCACCGGCTCCTTAACTCCACCATGGACGAGAAGGGACTCGAGCTTGGCTATTATTCTTGCATGTGCCACCACTGGTACCGCCAAAAACAACGGCACACCACACACATTACCTTGTGCCGCCGCCTCCAGTGGCATGAGGTCACCACTTCGAGGTTGTAGACTCTCCAATCAAAAGGAGTAGCGAGGACATATTTCTACAAACCCCTCCGCGAAAGACACAGACGAGATAGTGACTGGGGAAGATTTATTCGATGTGACGTTGCTCGCAGTGGCGCCCCCAGGAATGGGCCAGGCCCGAGCCGCCTTCATGCACTGTGATTACTACATGCAACAAAGGGATTGGGCCTCACGCGGTAGGCCACAAACCAGGCTGCCTGGGCACTGTCTCTACCATTGGTTGCTCGCAACATCAAAGCTATTACCGtcatatcaaaatataagatgtttttgtagGCTAAGATAGTTTGTTGAAAGACTCACCTATCAGATTTGGTGCCACACCGAGCGGTGTGTATAATTATTTGGGGAAAAATCAATAGAAAATAGAGTTATCTGCGTAAATACTGTCTCTCATGACTGAACAGACACAATAATAAGTGACACTGAAATGAACTGAAGTGCGCACCTTTGGTAAACTACTGGACAGACGAACACCACGATCCGTCCAGCTGGATACATAGATGCATGCTGCGCACATTCGTGCACGCTGCATGGTGGCCTCATACGATAGGGCCAAACCAGTTAAAGGCTCCAAGGCGACAGGAGCCGTACGTGGTACTAGTAATCTCTTTTGGCATCTCGAGCTTATTCTTTGCCGCCAGTTGGAAGTTGGCATCTCAAAACCCATGGTCGCAATCATGCACGCGCACCTAGCTAGctacctttgcttcttcttttttcagTTCAGGATGTGTGCTAGCCACCTGCTGCCAGTTGATAAGTCGGGGTTCCCGCATGCAGTTTATCTGACTGGCTGGGGATGTGCCAGAATTGACAATTTAGCAGCTTGTGTGCCTGCTGGGATTATATTAGCAGGCCGATCGACCAACAAACATGCGTCCCAAAATAAGTGCCGTTGATTTAATATAATTTTGTATTAATTCTATtgtaaatcagcgacacttatttttgGATAGAGAAAGTAGTATATCATATTGGTAGTGCAAGTTTTGCCTTTTGTGCCCAAGAGAGAAAGCTGGAAAGTTGGTGGAATATGCCATTGCCCACTGCAAGAGAAACCCTATAAATATAGTATACACGGCCAGATAGATGCACGGCAAACTAAACCAAGTTCAGTGGATAATCTTTAGACAAGCTTACATGCAATATATAACTAATACTTGTCGTACTTAGCGAGTAGTAGTGATCAGTAGCTTCATTGGGCAACAGATGTTGCAGAATGCGTAGCTGGCTAGTGCGTTGGAAGTACTGACTGGTGACTACTGAGGCATTTTCTATTTCGTTGTTAGTCTTAGGGTAAAAGCGCTGCTGTAATCTCAACATCAGCATGTGCACCCCAGCCAACCCACTAACCATGCAAAGGGAACACTTGTTAAGCCAGCTGCAAGAATCTTCCCCAACAAATTCTGACGGGTGGATACGGTCTGTCTAGCTATGTTACATACTTGCATGTCCCCGGGATCAGGACGTGCTTACCAATGGTTTACCGATAACGGCCACTTTTACTAGTGGAGGGAGCGTGATGGTTCGTAGTTACTTTTATTTAGGGGGGAGTCTGGTCATCTGGTGGCACCCTTTATTCAAATGATCATAATTTCGTTTACCATGCCAGACAGAAAATGCTATGGAATCATCATCCCAATTAACTGTAGATAAAAACTCATAAGTAAACCTAGCCAAATTATGTGCCGCTATGTTTGACTCTTGCCGACAGTGCAAGAAAAAGACTGCACAGATGCTTTGCGCTAGTTGGAAACAATTAGCATGGGTAGCAGGACAGGGACTCCAAATTTCAATGTGCTTTCAAACACCCTATAGAGAATAAGGCATTTTTCACCTCATCTCCAGTGTAAAGGTTTCAACAAACTTTCATTCATGGTGTAGTAATGATTCTGACCCTGCTCGAGGTCCAACCCCCTATCCAACATGGCACGCCATCTGGGCGGTCAACAAAAGTCAAGGTCAGTCAACACAAGTCAAGGAGGTAGTCGAATCAAGCTCTTGTGGGTCCAAGCAAAACAACCTCGTCAATGAAAGTTCAAACAAACCTTCATGGTCAATAATTCAAAGGAAGAAGACCGTGTAAAAGACCATAGTGACATGCTACAAAAACATCACTTTACTCATGGTGCCCACACACACACGACGAAAGGGATGCAAAGCTTAAAACCTCATCAACAATGTGGGGAGAAAACAAATACCTAGCTAGATTCACATCCTAGCTCCTCATACAATTCAGGAATAATCCAAACACCCATTTTAATCTTTCATTGTTCTATTTAAAGTAACTCTTAGGCCCGAGCTCCTAGATAGCCAGTTATATTTCCAAATATTCACATCATTTTCTCGTAAACCCTCCAAATAACTTCATATTTAAGAACCTCTAGACCATACATTATACCTTGCCAAGACGTAGAAGAAGTCTTTGGAGAAGTAGTATTTAAAAGATGTCCATGAGGGTAATATATAACCTTCAGCAATCTGGCACACAACCTACTTGGCCAAAAGGATTTGGTTAAAAAACCTGAGATCCCAAATACCCATTCCTCCACTCCCTTTTGATCTCGCCAATTCGTCCGAGGCTAACCAATGAGTTTTTCTTTGATCTTGCTCATTAGCCCACCAAAAAATTGATAAAACCGAGACAAATCCTCACAAACTCTGCTTATTTGCAAATTTGTTACGAGACCTTTTCAAAAAATATAAATGTGAAATGGTGAAAAAAAGATATTGAATGTAGACTATCTTTAGGTAAATTTGTCTCTCATGGTAGATTTGACACAATATTTACCTTAATCTACCTTCTATATTCTAAACTATTAAGTGACATTCTGAGAAGTTTCAGTGTATAAGTAGGCAACCAATCTAGCAAAGACATAAAGTTCAAACTAAATGCCAACACAAGTAGGAGAAACCAAAAACACTAACAAAACAATTAATGCCTGCCGCTACTTATGTAATCGCATGCTCATTGATTCATATATTGTTTCATATTCTATTCATTTGTTAAGATGCACATCATGATATGAAGGTTAGGAGGTTCATACATGTGCATATGCCTCCAAAATAACCGATGAACTCATTTCTTGTGTTGTATGTGCTTTTGCCACTTGTCAATTGTCTCCGTATTATGAGCCCTCAACTGGGATCAAATTTTGCCTTTTCTAAGCACAAGTTGTGATTAAGCCGTTCCAAATGCTTAGTTAATCATCTTTTTTAGGTTAGTAGAGACGCACTCACCCATCACATGCTTTAACTAAGTACAAAATGCCCTACTTTTGGTTGCTTGCTTGTCCTCCCACAGGATTACAGGTGGTGGAGTACCCATTACCTGAACTCCTTTTCCTTCTCTTGTTAATCATTAGATTATTTGAAGTTAGATGGATAGGTAGGTGGTAGATACATTGGGCTTGGTTGGAGTAAAGCTTGCCATTAGGTCTATCTTAATCAACTAATCCAATTTTTTTGTGTTGTCTTGCTTTCATGGACTGTTCAGTATTGACTCTAAACTAGTGCTCCTAATTGCCCATATCATTTAGAAATGTTTCCATCCTAATCGAGCATAAGAAACTTTTATTCTTTCCGCTACTAAATTCATATctttttccatgcttattttgcaggAAAATGAAAGGTTTTGTACACTATATAATAATATGTTTGTTTTCATGAATAAAGCAAATATATGAAAGGTTGATTTCTGTTGAGCTGTCCAAGATTGACTTTTTTGTGCGTGATTACGTGCATAGTTAGCTACTATAATGCATCTTAAGTATACTAAATCAGTAGTAGTAAACTACTACCTCCTTCtgaattataagatgttttggatattttaatatggactacatacagactaAAATGACTGAACATACACATTAAAAcacatctatatacatccgatttGGAATATCTTGCAGGTGTGGTGGTGCGGTTATGAGATATCCGTCCATGACCACTCTGCTGCACCTTCCTCTGTGTGCGCTTTGCTTGCTCCAGAATATCTTGTAGAGTGTTATAGGAAAACAtctccacaaaatctgatatttcaCTGTTGAGACCATGCAGAAATCTTGCCATCTTTGACTCCTCATCTTCATGAATACGAGCACGAACGAGCAGTAAttccatctctttatagtactcatcCATCGTGCGCGTGCCCTGTCTGAGGCGTTGCAATATGTTTCGGAGATCTCTTTGATATTGTGAAGGAACAAACCTTCGCCTCATGGCTTGTTTCATCTCTTCCCAAGTGTCCATGTGGTCACGGCCTAGCAGCAGTTGATTCCACCAAGTGAGTGCATAACTAgaaaactcaacacaagcaaggttTACTCTCTTCGGGTCAGCAAGATTATGGATACGAAAAAGCTGATCACACTGCTCTTCCCAATCAAAATATGCATCAGGGTCTTCCTTTCCCGTGAACTTGCGGACGTGCAACTTGATTTTTTCTATGTCATCTCGACCATCTCGATCATGGCGTTCTGCACGACGCCCATCTTCAGCAGCACGACGGTATGGGACACCATCATaatcatcaaaatcatctccaTGACCACGAGCAACACGCTCATGAGGGTCATAGTAGTGCCCACGAGGACCATGGCCTTGCCCTCGAAGTTGTCCTCCTCGCTGCCCTCCATGAGCAGCAGCACCAAGCCCACGGGCAGCAGCCTCATGCCCACCATAGTTATTGTTATCATCATCCAAGGCACCATCAACAGCAGCATGCACGGAATTCTCACCGCCAACTTCCTCAAGTGGGTCAATAGGGTGTTGTTGGTGTCGAACCCTATCGCCACCTGTTGGAGGTCGCTCGTGAAACATCCTTCCAAGGTCTCGAACCTATTCCGTAATTCCTGAAAATCAGCCCGTGTGACCGGGGCATCTTCTtcctcatggttttcttcatgaaCACTCGATTTAGATCCTGCCATGTTAGTAAGGCCAACAGTGCAATAGGATAATTTTGTGGAATCACACAAcctcacctcttactcaccaaagTTCTTATGAGTTCACATCAGATTGTGCTTCTCCCAGATGTGTTAAAGCGATTGAAAGACAGGGATCAAAGAACTAGCTTCGGTCTTTGATGGAGCTCGGTGGGGTAAAAAAGGGGGCTTGTGCTGAAATCAAGTTGATGCAAACAAAGAAAATATGGGAATAGATCTGCTGCacctttgcaccaagattgaaaaacaCACAACACACAAGCTTCTGAAATTTTCTACCAAGCTGAAATTTTAGATCTTACACAacactttctttttctctcttgactTTTTTTGCCACCCcttgtttctctctttgattcttttttgccactcttttttctctttcttttttcaaaGCACAACAATCAAATCTAAAAGCAATTACAAAGATGAACTTGGTGCATATCTaaaagatgaagaacatgcaagGTGTGAAACAACAAGATCTCAGCACCAACAAGGCTTGGGTTTATTTTCGGTGGGGCTTTGGACTTCTAGAACAGAAAATATAGCATGAAAAACACTCGATCTAAAGGGATGATAGCAAGATAAACTTGGATAACAGATCCTACCGTGTCAAGGAAGGCTCTGATGCCAGATGATAGGTGGGAACTCGATGAGCGAGTTCACacccgagggtggcccgatcttcatgTCGTAGGATCGAATCGGGGGGGATAACTAGCTAcaagcagccgggataactagctttataccttccaaggttggatgcaacccgtacgttggggatggctgGCCGAAGCTAtaagaactccaacccgctgtccgaacaatcACAGAACCACAAACCAAGACTGACCCACACAAAACGATCGgaaccgtagagcacgaactagggggaaccagaggctccttctcacGAATCTGAAtgatctctcggatctctctagcagtcttgctacataagcttgtagctgaatggtttgacaagAGGTTCCTCTAAAGGatggggagatggggttttatagcagggacaaccccccttgtctaggtgtgaaaatggttt
The sequence above is drawn from the Triticum aestivum cultivar Chinese Spring chromosome 7A, IWGSC CS RefSeq v2.1, whole genome shotgun sequence genome and encodes:
- the LOC123147512 gene encoding uncharacterized protein; translated protein: MQRGRGGRGGLFGFGDPFPAFGGFVPPGNLMSSFFGGSNPFDDPFFTNPSGSMIGPSLFEQSIFGSSMFRPHRALNVGGFQQQGPEPSRPKGPIIEELPSDDDDGADANEHDEKKRTNSMKHPRISKEPYVEDSGDEVQDNKRPRHEKFGKEYVRAGTSYQQQQTYMFQSSTVTYGGSNGACYMSSTTRRSGGDGVVTMEESKEADTTSGKATHRIARGIGNKGHALTRKLNCDGKVNTMQTLQNLSEDELAGFEESWQRNAGPCLPGWDPRLNMLNSGTLSPGIQEDNGMSALPTPNEMFALPAPEQYRGSISSRMKRRPLNGSSQGSPRP